The Brevibacillus brevis genome contains a region encoding:
- a CDS encoding acyl-CoA dehydrogenase family protein: MEKNIIGDLHQGFGKAVHGVDIVRIVMASNYIDAVQFGLTNEMKLEKVWRWARTLRIPDGTTEIQKRTIARRLLQGDTSFQ; the protein is encoded by the coding sequence ATGGAAAAAAATATCATTGGAGATTTGCATCAAGGCTTCGGTAAAGCCGTGCATGGAGTGGATATCGTCAGGATTGTTATGGCTTCGAATTATATTGATGCGGTGCAATTTGGACTGACCAATGAAATGAAGCTGGAGAAAGTATGGAGATGGGCCAGAACATTGCGTATTCCGGATGGAACAACTGAAATACAAAAACGGACGATTGCAAGACGATTGCTGCAAGGGGACACAAGCTTTCAGTAG
- a CDS encoding YdhK family protein: MKKWKLISLMLITAMGLSACGGPAAPDVLEQVEAVPKPTYTVGSEVILKASHQPGMQGAKAKIVGAYDTTAYSVTYTPTTGEPPVKGYKWIIQEEIKNYIKQPYNPGTEVVLKADHVKGMLDASAKLDTANTMTVYMIDYTPTTGEGEVKNYKWVTEDEISPVK, from the coding sequence ATGAAAAAATGGAAACTGATATCACTTATGCTGATTACCGCGATGGGATTAAGTGCATGTGGCGGTCCTGCTGCACCGGATGTGCTGGAGCAAGTAGAGGCTGTACCGAAACCTACGTATACAGTAGGGAGTGAAGTCATTTTAAAAGCAAGCCACCAACCAGGGATGCAAGGGGCGAAAGCAAAAATCGTGGGGGCTTACGACACGACGGCCTATTCAGTTACCTATACGCCTACAACGGGTGAGCCCCCTGTGAAAGGATATAAATGGATTATTCAAGAAGAAATCAAGAACTATATCAAGCAACCGTATAATCCGGGAACGGAAGTCGTCTTGAAGGCGGATCATGTGAAAGGGATGCTCGATGCATCAGCCAAGCTTGATACGGCAAATACAATGACTGTCTATATGATCGATTACACTCCCACGACAGGGGAAGGAGAAGTTAAGAACTACAAATGGGTAACGGAAGATGAGATTTCACCAGTCAAATGA
- a CDS encoding dihydrofolate reductase family protein, which translates to MGKIIANVSSTLNGIYTGPTGEEDNMVSWALPGIIDATDDGLAFFQRVDAILMGRVTYEGFASYWPFQEGDWADAMNKTQKYVATNNSELTEAHWGDYADTITLLHSDVMTKIKELKTQIKGDIIVPASAGLVQSLINADLLDELRMIIHPVLMGSGKFYFDNIQTRHDMKLIETKLYGKSGSIQLRYEIGEAQEK; encoded by the coding sequence ATGGGGAAAATAATTGCAAATGTAAGCAGCACATTAAATGGTATCTACACTGGGCCAACAGGAGAAGAAGACAATATGGTTAGCTGGGCGTTGCCTGGTATCATCGACGCCACAGATGATGGTCTTGCGTTCTTCCAGAGGGTTGACGCAATTTTGATGGGGCGGGTCACCTATGAAGGCTTTGCAAGCTATTGGCCGTTCCAAGAGGGAGATTGGGCTGATGCTATGAATAAGACACAAAAGTATGTAGCAACCAATAATAGTGAGCTTACGGAAGCTCATTGGGGGGACTATGCCGATACGATTACACTCCTTCATTCTGATGTCATGACGAAAATAAAGGAACTAAAAACACAAATCAAGGGTGATATCATTGTTCCTGCAAGCGCGGGTCTTGTTCAAAGTTTAATCAATGCGGATCTGCTTGATGAACTCCGAATGATTATTCATCCGGTCTTAATGGGCAGCGGCAAATTTTACTTTGACAACATCCAAACACGACATGATATGAAGTTGATAGAAACGAAGCTTTACGGAAAAAGCGGATCCATACAACTGCGTTATGAGATCGGAGAGGCACAAGAAAAATAA
- a CDS encoding MarR family winged helix-turn-helix transcriptional regulator, with the protein MFPNPISPPAIDIIHILIRATYSIQREFETKLAALDIPYHISGPRLRLLSIVSEAGKIRMNELASKLGVKPRTVTDFIDALERDKLLVRIPDPTDRRATLIQLTELAQSSIDQVLALQTDIAESILEDLPSEQRKQFYALLLQLIENKDLSIPSKDAFK; encoded by the coding sequence ATGTTTCCCAATCCTATCAGTCCACCAGCGATTGATATCATTCACATTCTGATTCGTGCCACCTATTCTATTCAGCGAGAATTCGAGACCAAATTGGCTGCCCTTGATATTCCATACCATATCTCTGGGCCAAGACTACGTTTGCTATCTATCGTTTCAGAAGCCGGAAAAATTCGCATGAATGAGCTCGCTTCAAAATTGGGTGTAAAGCCGCGCACCGTTACGGATTTTATTGATGCCTTGGAGCGTGACAAGCTGCTGGTGCGGATCCCTGATCCGACTGATCGCCGTGCCACCTTGATCCAGCTCACGGAATTAGCCCAATCCAGCATAGATCAAGTTTTGGCACTGCAAACGGATATTGCCGAAAGTATACTCGAGGATCTGCCAAGTGAACAGCGGAAGCAGTTCTACGCGCTGCTTTTACAGTTGATTGAAAACAAGGATTTGTCAATTCCTTCCAAGGATGCGTTCAAGTAA
- a CDS encoding M14 family zinc carboxypeptidase, whose amino-acid sequence MRSLTDFIQKMLQEMPDFSHFLTIEELDTSSRELAAAYPDLVTLSTIGHSTEGHPILMLRIGNGQHRALFVGCPHPNEPIGALSLEYLSKKLCEDTALLEQMDYTFYIIKEIDVDGCRLNEGWYGGPFSPDRYIRSYYRPSMLEQVEWTFPYAYKTLSFSEPIPETVAFMRAIDEAKPHFLNSLHSSDQTGTFYYVSTPLPDALCEQIIKLTHDHQLPLMIGEPEAPFMPSIQPGFYQLPELSSMYDYYQSILPTGEDPAKAILMGGSSRDYAGTRYRTFCLVSEISLFTDPRMGDKSETTHSYKDATLDIAKLEGEQIAFLSKQYQSAQPFITRPTRFQRSVEDFLIGMEEVRSHHLQSAESDAALARFATVAEMFDLKLRTLWSSLCCCSMLIRMLDAQPDNITLSEIRADSEKWLNQGLEELLSFFNWSMRPLRELCGVQLGSALMIMEYLRQTHESTTTPLK is encoded by the coding sequence GTGAGGAGCTTGACTGATTTCATTCAAAAAATGCTGCAAGAAATGCCTGATTTCTCACATTTTCTAACCATTGAGGAATTGGACACCTCTTCCCGTGAATTAGCAGCCGCCTATCCAGATCTAGTTACCCTCAGTACCATTGGTCACTCAACAGAAGGACACCCAATCCTCATGCTGCGAATTGGAAATGGTCAGCATCGCGCGCTGTTCGTCGGTTGTCCGCATCCGAATGAGCCGATTGGAGCTCTATCCCTAGAGTACCTCAGCAAAAAGCTATGTGAGGATACTGCCCTATTAGAGCAAATGGATTATACCTTTTATATCATCAAAGAAATCGATGTAGATGGTTGCCGATTGAATGAAGGATGGTACGGCGGCCCCTTTTCTCCAGACCGTTACATTCGCAGCTACTATCGTCCCAGTATGCTCGAACAAGTGGAATGGACATTCCCGTATGCCTATAAAACGTTGAGCTTCAGCGAGCCCATTCCTGAAACCGTCGCATTTATGCGGGCGATTGATGAAGCCAAGCCGCATTTCCTCAACAGCTTGCACAGCTCCGATCAAACTGGAACGTTTTATTATGTATCGACCCCTCTTCCCGATGCATTGTGTGAACAGATCATAAAACTGACCCATGATCATCAATTACCGCTGATGATCGGCGAACCGGAGGCACCATTCATGCCTTCTATCCAACCCGGTTTTTATCAGCTGCCTGAGCTGTCTTCTATGTACGATTACTACCAAAGTATCCTGCCTACTGGAGAAGACCCTGCGAAAGCAATCCTCATGGGGGGCTCATCCCGCGATTATGCTGGGACACGTTACCGTACCTTTTGCCTTGTTTCGGAAATATCGTTGTTTACGGATCCAAGGATGGGAGATAAATCTGAAACCACTCATAGCTACAAGGATGCTACGCTGGACATAGCCAAACTGGAAGGTGAACAGATTGCTTTTTTATCCAAACAGTACCAAAGCGCACAGCCATTCATAACGAGACCAACCAGATTCCAGCGATCTGTAGAGGATTTTTTGATCGGTATGGAGGAAGTTCGATCCCATCATTTACAATCAGCTGAAAGTGATGCAGCTTTAGCACGCTTCGCAACAGTAGCTGAAATGTTTGACCTGAAATTACGCACTTTATGGAGTTCTCTATGCTGCTGTAGCATGCTGATCCGCATGCTGGATGCCCAGCCCGACAACATCACCCTTTCAGAGATTCGAGCAGATTCAGAAAAATGGCTAAATCAAGGCTTAGAAGAGCTACTCTCCTTTTTTAATTGGTCGATGCGTCCGCTGCGCGAATTGTGCGGTGTCCAGCTAGGTTCTGCCTTGATGATAATGGAATATCTTCGTCAAACCCATGAAAGTACTACAACGCCACTAAAATAA
- a CDS encoding MFS transporter has protein sequence MKKAASISAMLLFVNTLVGVLGSYSIIMALPLIGEEFHLNPVEQGAIVSVYFLGFAIFTIPGGIIADKRGSKQIIVISLVLWAILTALTGAVTGFAALLVVRFLLGFIDAPLMPAMLKAIAERTPANIRTTTLSIVSSAEPIGTGLAPFLVAPLIAILGWQEATFVTASIGLLMAPILWIFLPRPFVKEPPSSSASKPKPLPFLSLLLNEHLLKLTSMLCGIQIVMVGCLTWVPTYLTTEKHLAITQSGFYASLPLLISMLGNLAGGWLFDRYFHQKFRTLVIPSLLLSTIFLTLMILSDNVNWFLLFESISLFFLSLTTQPILGFTMRIIPSDALGTASGILLTGGKLASIFTPIAMGAFILAFSFQAGFSLLLVGAGIALVSSFLIHLKRSEELD, from the coding sequence ATGAAAAAGGCTGCTTCGATCAGTGCTATGCTCTTGTTTGTCAATACGCTCGTAGGGGTTCTTGGCTCGTACAGCATCATTATGGCACTACCACTTATTGGAGAGGAATTTCATCTGAATCCAGTGGAGCAAGGCGCGATCGTGAGTGTTTATTTTTTAGGCTTCGCGATTTTTACCATTCCAGGAGGGATCATTGCTGATAAACGAGGATCGAAGCAGATTATTGTAATCAGTTTGGTACTGTGGGCAATATTGACAGCACTTACAGGGGCGGTCACAGGTTTTGCAGCCTTACTCGTTGTCCGTTTTTTGTTGGGGTTTATCGATGCCCCGCTAATGCCCGCTATGTTAAAAGCAATTGCCGAACGTACACCTGCAAACATCCGTACGACCACATTATCCATCGTTTCATCAGCCGAACCAATTGGGACTGGACTTGCCCCTTTTCTCGTAGCACCATTGATTGCGATACTGGGATGGCAAGAAGCTACTTTTGTTACAGCATCAATCGGCCTGCTCATGGCCCCCATTCTCTGGATATTCCTTCCCCGTCCTTTCGTAAAGGAACCACCTTCAAGCTCAGCATCAAAACCGAAACCTCTCCCTTTCCTATCTCTTTTGCTTAATGAGCATTTGTTGAAACTAACAAGTATGCTCTGTGGAATTCAAATCGTGATGGTTGGCTGCTTGACATGGGTACCTACCTACTTAACAACGGAAAAGCATCTCGCTATTACCCAATCAGGCTTCTACGCATCGCTTCCTCTTCTCATTTCCATGCTTGGCAATTTGGCAGGCGGTTGGTTATTTGACCGTTATTTTCATCAAAAGTTTCGAACGTTGGTCATTCCGTCCCTTCTGCTCTCAACGATTTTCCTTACGCTTATGATCCTATCTGACAATGTCAACTGGTTTCTGTTGTTTGAGTCGATCTCTTTGTTTTTTCTCTCCCTTACCACTCAACCCATTCTTGGATTTACCATGCGTATCATTCCCTCTGATGCTTTGGGTACTGCTAGTGGAATTCTGTTAACCGGAGGAAAACTGGCAAGTATTTTTACACCAATCGCGATGGGCGCATTCATTCTTGCGTTCTCCTTTCAAGCCGGTTTTTCCCTATTGCTAGTAGGTGCAGGAATCGCTTTAGTTTCATCCTTTCTTATCCATCTCAAAAGGAGTGAGGAGCTTGACTGA
- a CDS encoding GbsR/MarR family transcriptional regulator: MKLNKLTAETMQLIEEMALHHENQGLSRIAGRIIGLLMVSQEPLSSEQIATTLQVSLGSVSTNMRMLLKIGFAEKKSVTGDRVSYYIMAPNTIEEELIQGLERILSLKNVIEKGMRIENLKQSELVMQRFHETLEAIDLYRESLNQMLTEWKARRM; this comes from the coding sequence ATGAAGTTGAACAAATTAACGGCGGAAACGATGCAATTGATTGAAGAAATGGCTCTCCATCACGAAAATCAAGGATTATCCAGAATTGCTGGCCGGATTATTGGACTGTTGATGGTCTCTCAGGAACCCCTTTCATCTGAGCAGATTGCCACTACATTACAAGTCAGTCTAGGAAGCGTATCTACCAATATGCGCATGCTTTTGAAAATTGGATTCGCGGAAAAAAAGAGTGTGACAGGCGACCGTGTGAGCTATTACATCATGGCACCAAACACAATTGAGGAAGAGCTTATTCAGGGTTTAGAGCGAATCCTATCATTAAAGAATGTCATAGAAAAAGGAATGCGAATTGAAAATTTGAAGCAAAGTGAGCTAGTTATGCAGCGATTCCATGAGACGCTGGAAGCAATTGACCTATACAGGGAATCTCTCAATCAAATGCTCACTGAGTGGAAGGCTCGTCGCATGTAA
- a CDS encoding Lsa family ABC-F type ribosomal protection protein, which translates to MSLISVNNLTFAYEGSFDNIFENVSFQIDTDWKLGFTGRNGRGKTTFLNLLLGKYEYSGKISAHVSFEYFPFQVENKEYLTLDIVQDIVPDYQLWELMREFSLLKVSEDVLYRPFESLSNGEQTKVMLAALFLKENSFLLIDEPTNHLDMHARELVSDYLHSKSGYILVSHDRAFLDNCVDHILSINKTNIEVQKGSFSDWWENKQRQDNYELAENEKLKKDIKRLSDAAKRTSNWSDAVEKTKNGTLNSGSKVDKGYVGHKAAKMMKRSKSIEQRQQSAIDEKSKLLKNIENKDSLKIAQLAYHKSQLAELEKVSIYYGEKLVCSDVNFTIEQGERIALAGKNGSGKSSILKLICEENIDYTGTFRKGSQLKISYVSQDTSHLKGNLTDFARDNGIDESLFKSILRKLDFSRVQFEKDISAFSGGQKKKVLIAKSLCEKAHLHIWDEPLNFIDVISRMQIEELLLEHSPTILFVEHDREFCNNIATKIVEL; encoded by the coding sequence ATGTCGCTAATTAGTGTAAATAACCTGACGTTTGCCTATGAAGGCAGCTTCGATAACATTTTTGAAAACGTGAGCTTCCAAATCGATACGGATTGGAAATTGGGCTTTACGGGAAGAAACGGGAGAGGGAAGACGACCTTTCTCAACCTGTTGCTTGGTAAGTATGAATACAGCGGAAAGATAAGCGCTCATGTCAGCTTTGAATACTTCCCATTCCAAGTCGAGAACAAAGAATATCTTACCCTTGATATCGTTCAAGACATTGTCCCGGACTATCAGTTATGGGAATTAATGCGCGAGTTCTCCCTCTTAAAGGTTTCAGAGGATGTTCTATATCGTCCCTTTGAATCTTTGTCTAACGGAGAGCAAACGAAAGTGATGTTAGCCGCCTTATTTCTAAAGGAAAACAGTTTTTTGTTAATTGATGAGCCAACGAATCATCTCGACATGCATGCAAGGGAGCTCGTCAGTGATTATCTCCATTCCAAAAGCGGTTATATTCTGGTGTCCCACGACCGAGCATTTCTAGACAACTGTGTCGACCACATCCTGTCCATCAACAAGACGAACATCGAGGTGCAAAAAGGGAGTTTCTCCGATTGGTGGGAAAATAAACAGAGACAGGATAACTATGAACTTGCTGAGAACGAGAAGCTCAAAAAAGACATTAAACGCTTGTCGGACGCAGCCAAACGTACAAGCAACTGGTCGGACGCTGTGGAAAAGACGAAAAATGGAACATTGAATTCCGGTTCCAAAGTAGACAAAGGGTATGTCGGCCATAAGGCTGCGAAAATGATGAAGCGCTCCAAATCGATTGAGCAAAGACAGCAATCCGCTATTGATGAAAAATCGAAGCTGCTGAAAAACATTGAAAACAAGGATAGTTTAAAGATTGCACAGCTTGCTTATCATAAAAGTCAACTGGCCGAACTGGAGAAGGTTTCGATTTATTACGGAGAGAAGCTAGTTTGCTCCGATGTCAACTTTACGATTGAACAGGGGGAGCGTATTGCGCTCGCAGGCAAGAACGGTTCAGGAAAATCCAGCATTCTCAAGCTCATTTGTGAGGAGAACATCGATTATACGGGCACCTTCCGAAAGGGGAGTCAACTGAAAATCTCGTATGTTTCTCAAGACACTTCCCATCTAAAGGGCAATCTCACTGACTTCGCGCGAGACAACGGGATCGATGAAAGCCTGTTTAAATCGATTTTGCGCAAGCTGGATTTTTCCCGCGTGCAATTTGAGAAGGATATCTCCGCTTTTAGTGGCGGGCAGAAGAAAAAAGTACTCATTGCGAAAAGTCTTTGCGAGAAAGCACATCTTCATATTTGGGATGAGCCGTTAAACTTTATTGACGTGATTTCTCGCATGCAAATTGAAGAGCTGCTCCTTGAACACTCGCCAACGATTCTTTTTGTGGAGCATGACAGGGAGTTTTGCAATAACATCGCTACAAAGATCGTTGAACTGTAA